From Deltaproteobacteria bacterium, one genomic window encodes:
- a CDS encoding D-2-hydroxyacid dehydrogenase encodes MTVAPKIVFLDAATFGDMSLAQFTDRWPCTVHQVTQATETAARITGHNIAVTNKVAFDKTILNSPAAEELKLIAVAATGTDVIDKDAATKRGVKVCNVPGYAAQAVGQFTIALLLELASRIGSNSADVKAGAWQSSPVYTLLTYPQVELHGKKLGIIGYGNIGKTVAKIAGALGMEILVGARPGGSAPPSDRVPLDRLFREADVITLHCPLTPQTKNLINGQTLASMKSTAFLINTARGALVDEAALIETLRHKRIAGAAVDVITQEPPPADHPMIVAARELSNLMVTPHTAWSAREARERLLSEVKENIAAFLAGQHRNRVA; translated from the coding sequence ATGACCGTGGCGCCCAAAATCGTTTTTCTCGACGCCGCGACGTTCGGCGACATGTCGCTAGCACAGTTCACCGACCGCTGGCCGTGCACCGTGCATCAAGTGACGCAAGCCACTGAGACAGCAGCGCGGATTACCGGACATAACATCGCGGTCACGAATAAAGTCGCCTTCGACAAAACGATTCTGAACAGTCCGGCAGCGGAAGAGCTCAAACTGATCGCCGTCGCAGCTACGGGCACCGATGTCATCGACAAAGACGCAGCAACCAAGCGCGGCGTCAAAGTCTGCAACGTGCCGGGCTACGCCGCCCAAGCGGTGGGTCAATTCACCATTGCGCTGCTCCTAGAGTTGGCCAGCCGTATTGGCAGCAACAGCGCCGACGTCAAAGCCGGCGCCTGGCAAAGTAGTCCTGTCTACACACTCCTCACCTACCCGCAGGTCGAATTGCACGGCAAAAAACTCGGCATCATCGGCTACGGCAACATCGGCAAAACCGTCGCCAAGATCGCCGGCGCGCTGGGCATGGAAATTCTCGTCGGCGCTCGCCCCGGCGGCTCGGCACCACCCAGCGATCGAGTGCCTCTCGATCGCCTGTTCCGCGAAGCCGATGTCATCACCCTGCACTGTCCGCTGACGCCGCAAACAAAAAACCTGATCAACGGGCAAACGTTAGCGTCCATGAAATCGACCGCGTTTCTGATCAACACCGCCCGCGGCGCCTTGGTCGACGAAGCCGCGCTGATCGAAACCCTGCGCCACAAACGCATCGCCGGCGCCGCCGTCGACGTTATCACCCAAGAGCCGCCGCCCGCCGATCACCCGATGATCGTTGCCGCAAGAGAACTCTCCAACCTGATGGTCACACCGCACACGGCGTGGAGCGCGCGCGAAGCGCGCGAACGGCTGCTCAGCGAAGTCAAAGAAAACATCGCAGCGTTTCTCGCGGGACAACACCGCAATCGCGTCGCCTGA
- a CDS encoding single-stranded DNA-binding protein yields MSVNKVILVGRLGKDPEVRFTNTGSAVANFSLATSEQWNDRDGKRQERTEWHNIVVWGKQAETCGQYLSKGREVYIEGSIRTRSYDDKNTGAKRYITEIVAQNVRFLGSGGGTRVPQQQMGDDMGMAGGMGGGQPPMDDDVPF; encoded by the coding sequence ATGTCGGTTAACAAAGTCATTCTCGTCGGTCGCTTGGGCAAAGATCCCGAAGTGCGTTTCACCAACACCGGCAGTGCCGTCGCCAATTTCTCGCTGGCCACCTCCGAACAGTGGAACGACCGCGATGGCAAACGTCAGGAGCGCACCGAGTGGCACAACATCGTGGTCTGGGGCAAGCAGGCCGAGACCTGCGGCCAATATCTCTCCAAAGGCCGCGAGGTTTACATCGAGGGCAGCATCCGCACCCGGAGCTACGACGATAAAAACACCGGAGCAAAACGCTACATCACCGAAATCGTCGCGCAAAACGTCAGGTTTCTCGGCAGCGGCGGCGGCACGCGCGTGCCCCAGCAGCAGATGGGCGACGACATGGGCATGGCTGGTGGGATGGGCGGCGGCCAGCCGCCGATGGATGACGACGTGCCGTTCTGA
- the argS gene encoding arginine--tRNA ligase, whose amino-acid sequence MPTIEQLLEEKVSAALSAACGAPTAAQVSATGDPQRGDYSASGVMAAAKAHKMNPRQLAQDALAHLNPSDVPASWEVAGPGFINLRLHAEWLAKAILTAALDQRLGVETVAKPETIVVDYSAPNIAKPMHVGHIRSTIIGAALARVLRFLGHRVITDNHVGDWGTQFGMLIVGYRTLLDKAAFERDPLAEMERIYKAIQAKTKTEPAIAAQAREELAKLQKGDPDNTLLWQEFMAVSRQAFERVYSRLKVTFDHWLGESFYNPQLANVVQELLDKGLAKPSEGAICVFYEDQPELAGTPFLIQKQDGAFLYATTDLATLKYRAETFHADRVIYVVDNRQQLHFKQLFSAARRWGLKMSMEHVGFGTILGDDGKPIKTREGEPIKLEALLDEAEERAQAIARSKNPDLLEADLARIAHVVGMGAVKYADLMQNRTTDYRFSWDKMLALDGNTGPYLQYVYARIRSVFRRGELETWQPSGDMKIQLREPQELDLAKQMIRLGDTLLGVERTLRPHLLASYLYDLATRFNIFYQSQPVLKADDEIRPTRLLLCYLTARYIKAGLDLLGIDTLETM is encoded by the coding sequence ATGCCGACCATTGAGCAGTTATTGGAAGAGAAAGTCTCAGCCGCGCTGAGCGCCGCCTGTGGCGCGCCGACGGCGGCGCAAGTCAGTGCCACCGGCGATCCGCAGCGCGGCGATTACTCGGCGAGCGGTGTCATGGCGGCGGCCAAGGCGCACAAGATGAATCCGCGCCAATTGGCGCAGGATGCTTTGGCGCACTTGAACCCTAGCGACGTGCCCGCCAGCTGGGAAGTCGCCGGTCCGGGCTTCATCAATTTGCGCCTGCATGCCGAGTGGCTCGCCAAGGCGATTCTAACCGCGGCGCTCGATCAGCGTTTAGGCGTTGAAACTGTCGCCAAACCCGAAACCATCGTCGTCGACTACAGCGCGCCGAATATTGCCAAGCCGATGCATGTCGGCCATATCCGCTCGACCATCATCGGCGCCGCCTTGGCGCGCGTGCTGCGCTTTCTCGGTCACCGAGTCATCACCGACAACCATGTTGGGGACTGGGGCACGCAGTTTGGCATGTTGATCGTTGGCTATCGCACGCTCCTCGACAAAGCGGCCTTCGAACGCGATCCGCTGGCGGAAATGGAGCGTATCTACAAAGCGATCCAGGCCAAGACTAAAACCGAGCCCGCGATTGCCGCACAGGCGCGCGAGGAGTTGGCCAAACTACAAAAGGGCGACCCCGACAACACCCTTCTGTGGCAGGAGTTCATGGCCGTGTCACGCCAAGCTTTCGAACGGGTTTACTCGCGCCTCAAGGTCACGTTCGACCACTGGCTCGGTGAGAGTTTTTACAACCCGCAGCTCGCCAACGTCGTTCAAGAGTTGCTCGACAAGGGGCTGGCGAAACCGAGCGAAGGGGCGATCTGCGTTTTTTACGAAGACCAACCCGAGCTCGCCGGCACACCGTTCTTGATTCAGAAGCAGGACGGCGCTTTTCTCTACGCCACCACCGATCTGGCGACGCTCAAATATCGCGCCGAAACTTTTCACGCCGACCGGGTGATCTACGTCGTCGACAATCGCCAGCAGCTCCATTTTAAGCAGCTCTTCAGCGCGGCGCGCCGCTGGGGATTGAAAATGTCGATGGAACACGTCGGCTTCGGCACCATCTTGGGCGACGACGGCAAGCCGATCAAAACCCGCGAGGGCGAGCCGATCAAGCTCGAAGCGCTGCTCGACGAAGCCGAAGAACGTGCTCAGGCGATCGCCCGCAGCAAGAACCCGGACTTACTGGAAGCCGATCTGGCGCGCATCGCCCACGTCGTCGGCATGGGCGCGGTGAAATACGCCGACCTGATGCAAAACCGCACCACCGACTATCGCTTTAGCTGGGACAAGATGCTCGCCCTCGACGGCAACACCGGGCCCTATCTGCAATATGTCTACGCGCGCATCCGCTCAGTCTTTCGCCGCGGCGAGCTGGAGACCTGGCAGCCGTCCGGCGACATGAAAATCCAGCTGCGTGAACCGCAGGAGTTGGACCTGGCCAAGCAGATGATCCGCCTGGGCGACACCTTGCTTGGCGTCGAGCGCACGCTCAGGCCACATCTGCTGGCGAGCTATCTCTACGACCTGGCGACCCGATTCAATATCTTTTATCAATCGCAGCCCGTCCTCAAAGCGGACGACGAGATCCGCCCGACCCGGCTGCTGCTCTGTTACCTCACCGCCCGATACATCAAAGCTGGCCTCGACCTGCTCGGCATCGACACCCTTGAAACGATGTGA